One window of the Pirellulales bacterium genome contains the following:
- a CDS encoding DUF6807 family protein, with protein sequence MIRALRCIVVFHGIMCLFPLSAARAANPLDFDLVIHAGQHDRTNVPVSVPIELPADIHSTIADIDVSGGVPIPGELTEPGICVSSSPAAAGSQRKELHFILPKLMAGATLELHGTIEPTAPNVNPSSKFNWTDVANEHSLLSYGSRPVLDYMCRPLDESSKEKREETFKPFHHLYDPDGTILVTKGPGGYFTHHRGLFYGFNKITYGNGKEADVWHCTKNCYQSHEKLLDEEAGPALGRQLAAIDWRGQDRQPFAHEQREMTVYNVPGGTMIDFASRLETTGENVRLDGDPQHSGFHFRAANEIAEKGKVQTTSAGKTSAERANPDTIFIRADGTGKSGEAINWDPKDKSHDPRTINQPWKGMSFILGGQRYSVAMLDLPTNPKEARFSERDYGRFGSYFQYDLTKDHPLEVRYRVWLQKGQMTPGQIAALSADFAEPVEATVKLAGNDRK encoded by the coding sequence ATGATACGCGCGCTTCGCTGCATTGTTGTCTTCCATGGAATCATGTGCCTTTTCCCGCTTTCCGCCGCTCGGGCCGCCAATCCGCTGGACTTCGATTTGGTGATCCACGCCGGTCAGCATGATCGGACAAATGTGCCGGTTTCCGTGCCAATCGAATTGCCGGCCGACATCCATTCGACGATCGCCGACATTGACGTCTCCGGTGGTGTGCCGATTCCAGGTGAACTGACCGAGCCGGGCATCTGTGTTTCGTCGTCGCCGGCGGCCGCCGGTTCACAGCGAAAGGAATTGCACTTTATCCTTCCCAAGCTAATGGCCGGGGCGACGCTTGAACTGCACGGCACAATTGAGCCGACAGCGCCAAATGTCAACCCCAGTTCGAAATTCAATTGGACCGACGTCGCCAATGAGCATTCTCTATTGAGCTACGGCAGCCGGCCGGTGCTCGACTACATGTGCCGGCCGCTCGACGAATCGTCGAAGGAAAAGCGCGAAGAGACATTCAAGCCGTTTCACCATCTCTACGATCCCGATGGCACGATTCTCGTAACGAAAGGCCCTGGCGGCTACTTCACACATCACCGTGGCTTGTTTTACGGATTCAACAAAATTACCTACGGCAATGGAAAGGAGGCCGACGTTTGGCATTGCACCAAAAACTGCTATCAGTCGCACGAAAAACTGCTCGACGAAGAGGCCGGCCCGGCGCTGGGCCGGCAACTCGCAGCCATCGACTGGCGTGGACAGGATCGCCAGCCGTTCGCCCATGAGCAGCGCGAGATGACCGTCTACAACGTGCCCGGAGGGACGATGATCGATTTCGCCTCGCGGCTGGAAACGACGGGGGAAAACGTGAGACTTGACGGCGACCCGCAACATTCGGGCTTCCACTTCCGCGCGGCCAACGAAATAGCGGAAAAGGGCAAAGTCCAAACGACGAGCGCCGGCAAGACCAGCGCCGAACGGGCGAATCCCGACACGATCTTCATCCGTGCCGACGGCACGGGTAAATCGGGAGAAGCGATCAATTGGGATCCTAAAGATAAATCTCACGATCCCCGCACGATCAATCAGCCTTGGAAGGGCATGAGTTTTATCCTCGGCGGCCAGCGCTACTCGGTGGCGATGCTCGATCTGCCAACCAATCCCAAAGAGGCTCGCTTTAGCGAGCGCGATTACGGCCGGTTCGGCTCTTATTTCCAGTACGATCTGACGAAAGACCACCCGCTGGAAGTGCGATATCGCGTCTGGCTGCAAAAGGGGCAAATGACCCCTGGGCAGATTGCCGCGCTCTCCGCCGACTTCGCCGAGCCAGTCGAGGCGACGGTGAAGCTGGCCGGAAATGATCGGAAATGA